Within Bdellovibrionales bacterium, the genomic segment GGGCCGATACTTTCGCAAGGGAGAGTTTAGCAATTAGAATGCAAAAGCTAACCTGGGATGATGAAACTAAATCCAAAGGACTACGAAACACGTTAAGAACCTTTTGTGGCTACCTTGGCTCTAAAAGCGGTCATCCGTCTGGGCGGTGGCGAATTGAAAGTTTAATGGATCATCCTGTCTTAAATCAGATTGTAAACAGTATTGGACCAACTATGCCCAAACCAAATCTCAATCAATGTGCAATCACTCGTTCATAGCTGACAGGGTTTATCGGGATATTTCAAAATTCCTCGTCCGAATTTGTATGTGCCCACATTTCAATGGATGGGGCCTGGGTTTTTGTAGAATCCTAAGTTATTTCTCAACTTTCAGAAAGAACGAGTTGAGTCCCGCAGAGGCCTTGAAACTCTTTTTCGATCGAAAATTTCCAGCCTTCGTTACGAAGGGACTGACCAGTTACAAGATTTACTAAATCGCAATCGACTTCAAAAATTCTACAATGCATTTTGTGCTGGCCGTCTTTGGCAAATCGGCTCTATAGATAAAAGTCACTTCATCGGTATAGTGGGGATGCTTTTCGAGTCTTCTTAAACTCGGTGCCATTGCTTTTACTACACGAGTTGGCAAAATCGCGATTCCGGCCCCCGATCCGGCCAGCATGGCAATGACTTCCAGGCTTTCAGAGTAGATTGTTCGTTCGTAATTTTCTTTTTGATTTAATTTCTTTAACATAGCCTGCGCCTGAGGCATGTCGGGGTTATAAATCAATACATTGTCAAGCCCACCTGAGACTCCCCAAAAACAAACTTCGTCAGCTGCCAACTTGTAGATGACGAGATCGGAGTGCCTAATTGGATTTACAACAATTCCGAAATCAATACGGCCTGAGATCACTCCCTCGCAAACGATCCGAGATGAGTTGTGCACAAGATTGATTTCGATACTGGGATAGTTTGAATAGATCTCTCTTATTACATTTTTTAGCGCGTAAATGGCTACCGAGGGATGACACCCCATCGTAAATCGGCCAACAAGTTCGGTATGGGATCTCTTTGTTTCAGATACGACGGCCTGCCAACTTGCAAGTAATTGATTGGATTCACGGAGCAGCCTTTGCCCAGATGTTGTCAGCACGAGCCCGCGACTTCGACGTAAAAAGAGTTTCACCTGGAGCAGGTTTTCGAGTCTCTTAAGTGCCAAGCTGAGAGCTGGTTGGCCAACGCCCAGTCTTTCGGCGGATCGGGAGAGATTTCCCGTGTGTGCAATATCTTGAAAATATCGCAAGTCCCAAGGGTCCGGACAAGTATTAATATTCATAATAGCAATTCATATACTATCAATTTAAATAAATACAAGGATTTGGGTATAAATCTGTACAGACATTTAAATATATGGGGGGCGCAAAATGAAAAATTCAGTATCTCGCAGGGGTTTCTTTAGGGTCGGAATGGGTGCTGCAGGCACCTTGGTTGCAGGTCGCACACTCGCAGAACTGTGCGGTCAGACGACCGGCGAACAGCCACTGGGTCCATTTTTTCCAAAACCAGGGACTCCTGAAGACCCTATTCGAGAAGACAGAAATCCCGCAACTCCGATCTATCTCGCCAATGACGGTGATTTAACGATTGTTAAGGGGAGAAGTGGGGTGGCGGATGGGCAAAAGGTTTACGTCAAAGGGCAAGTGACGAATGCTGCTTGTCAGCCTATTCCAAACGCAACTCTCATCGTTTGGCAGGCGTCAAAAAGCGGACGCTACAATCATAAGGGTGATGATGAAAACCATGATTTTTATCATCCTAAAACGGGTGAGATCATAAAGAGAACCATGGATCACTCCTTTCAGTACTGGGGTAAGATACTAACAAATGAAAAAGGTGAATATGAATTTAAGACGATCGTTCCTGGGTTTTACCCGGCTGATTTGCGAAGCGGTTGGTATCGACCGCCGCACATTCACTTTATGGTGTCCGCGACAGGATACCCACAATTTGTTACCCAGCTTTATTTTAAAAGTGACAAGATTGATAACAATGAATGGATTCAGGAGTTAAATTTAAAGGATGCGATTTTGCAAGGATCCAGCATCACGGATGAGCAAAGGGAGAAGCTTGTTGTTGATTTTGTCGAGAGCAAGGATCCCTCTTATGCGGATGGATTGATTGGCCAATTCAATATTATCTTAGCTCGATAAGCATTACACGCTGAGCAGCCTTTGGGGCCTCGTACGAGACCCCAAAGGCCCAACCCAAGAGAGAAAGGTTTGGAGATAATAGGCCAATTCAAAGCATTGGACTTAGCAGATTGTATGCCATATAAGGCATTTCTCCTCAGGTTGAGACTGTCAGATGCGCAAATGCAGATTCTCCAATTTGGTCCGGTTTGAAAAAGTTCCGAATTTGCTCTTTTTTCGGATGGAAAGGACATGTCTTTTGATGAAAATCGAGCGAATGAAATTCTATTGGATTGCTGTTGTATTGATCTTGAGCATTCGATCGAATGCAAGTTGTGGCTCATTTCTTGGATATACAGCTGTCATTGGTCGGGAGCCGGCCTTAATTGGGGCGCCGTTTGTTTCCTTGAGCACGCTTAAAATGGTTGATGAGATATTCTTGCCGAACTCAGCAATGAGAGAAGCGGGTATTGCGAGTCCTTTCACTCAAACGATAAGGGACTGGGCATTTCGCTTTTTCATGAACCCTTCGGTCATTCATGTCACAGAACCTCAGCTTGTTCAAGCGAGCAGAAATCTCACAGATCTCAAGAATAGGCTGTATCGTTTCATTCAACTGTCTGATCGCCTCGAAGGTTTATCTTCGATAGTTCGGGAAATTTCAGATCATTGGGAACGGGAGAGAATTACCCACAAAATTCTTGGTTCGATTAATCCCTACGCAATTTTGGTTTTGCCGCAAAAGCGTGGATCGATGCTTAATGATTTTGCTTACTATATAAAGAGCGAAATCAACTTAGATCTTGTTGTTGAACCCTCTATTTGCCGTCAAGGTAATGCCCTCCGTTTGGACTCTTAATGTTTTACCTCCCAATGCCGGAACTCAAAATGTCGCGATCTGAATACGCTTTATTGGGAGGAGGTGAGAGGAATCAGTTGGTAAATAGGCTTGAAATTAAAGTGAGAGAACTTGGGGCGGCTGCCGCGACTCGGGAGAGGGAATTTTGGTCTATGTTGCAGACTGAAGATCGAGAAGATCTTACCTACTTTGTTAAAACGAACGGCAGGTGAAATTCGAAATCAGCAGTCAGGCACACCTTGGACATTAAATCATGGACAGTTCAGTAGTCGAGCGTTGCCAAGTACAGATCATATCCGCCGACAGCTCCCTTGGTGGCGAAATATATTTTTTTCTGAGAAGGATGCACATAAAAATTATCAATGTAGGCATCTGATGCGAGAACGCCACTCAGTTTTTGAACTTTACCCGTCGATAAATTCAAAATGTGAAATTCGTCAGCTTTTCCGTCGCTATTAACATCAACTGTAAAAAAACAATAAGCTCTCTGGTCATTGATAAGGAACTTAATTGGCGCTTTTGGAGACTTAGTTTCTGACATCTTTTCCCGAAGAGATCCATCGACACTTGCCTTATAGAGATAGAAATCTGTGCCATTTTCTTCTGATGACCAGTAGAGAACTTGCGAGCTATCTGCGCTCGAGTAAAATGAAGAAATAGTGCCGTCAGGTCCAGCATGGACTCCGCTTAGCGGAACCTCACCCGTGCCGTCAACAGAGATTGAGTAGAGTCTTTTAGTGGAAGGCCTAACAAAAATAAGATGGCTGGAATCTGGAGTGAAGAAGTATTTAGTTACTGGCTCAAGGAGGGGATAAGACCAGCTGCCGTCAGGAGAAAGAAGCAAAAGATCAACCTGCGAGTAAACAAAGCCCACCTTTTCTGCCTTTCGAACGGCAATTTTAGTCGAATCATTTGAAACGGCTCCCAAATGATAATTTTTACCGAGCAAAATTGGAGTTGTTGGGTCCACGCTCAAATGAGTTGAATAGAGACGATACATGTCGGTTGGAATTGTTGAGTCATACACAACCGGTGTAAAGACCCAATTGGAGTCAGGGCTAAATGAAACGCCACCGCCAGCCATATCGTCATATCTTGCCATTGCGTTTGGAGGCACCATATGCAGGCGATTTGTCATTGCCGTCGTACTTCCGTCTGTCCTAAAGGCGAACGCCTGTTTATACCAATTCTCCCACCACATGAGACTGGCAACGGCCCAAGCACCATCAGGGCTAAGACTGAACCCCTCAGCTGATCGGTCTGCCCCGCCGATCAGCTCAGCACTGACGTATCCCCAAAGGCCGCCATCCAAGTTTACACCCTGCACTCTCATTTCATTGTCGGCGAAACGGTTATGATTTCCATCGCGGTAGATGACCCGACCAGAGTTGGCAATTTGGTAGTCGCTCTGGACTCCTTGGCTGTAAACCATAGAGTTGTAAACGTAATGTTCGGTATGATTCAATTTGACTAAATTGGACCCATTTATGTCAACCGAATAGAGCTGTCTTAATCCGCTGAGTTCGTGATCTGCTCGATACACGAGTTTATTCCCGCCGGGCGAGAGTTTAAAATCCGCAACAGTTCCCAGTCCAGCTCCTGTGGTTCCGCTCAAATGGCGAGTGACGAGTGATTCCATGTCACGAGAGTAAAGATCAACGCGCACGTCATCCTCTAAGTTAGAGGTAAAGAAAAGCAGCCCCGATTGAAAATCAAACTCGTAATTACTTACTTGCTTTTCAATGACTTTACCTAGGCTGACATTAAAAATCAGTTCCGATTTCTTATTTTTGGAATCAGTAATTTGAAGGCGAATCCTTCCTGCCGTTTGAGGAAAAAAACTGTTCGTATTGACATCGAATGACCCACGTCCCTCTAGGATGTCAACCTGGTATGGGGGAGAGCCGCCAGAGATTACCATTTTGAGATCCGCATTGAGATCTGTGTTTGATGGAATCTCAATTTGTATTGGAGAGAAACCCATGTTTCCAGATATATCGTTGTCCACATTGAGACAGGAAGTTAAAATTGCAGTTACCAGTAGAGACAATGAAATCCTAAAAATAGATATCTGAATCACGTGAGCCTCCGAAAACGTCCCGCTATGAATCGGTTCAGATGAATTGCGCTGGCTGAAAGTGCCCGTGCATATGGCTTTTCGGATAGTTGACGAATATTCCTGAGGTCAAAAAAATCGCAGAAGAAATTCAGATTTATATCTTAAGGCAGTTGCCAGGATTTCAAATAGGAATTGATTTTCTGTGAGATGGCTTCCTTTCTTTGGCGAGTTTTCGAGTTGTTCGCGTGTTCAGGATTCAAGGCGGAGTTGAAGGAATCCTCAATTTTTTTCCAATAGATGAGAGGAAATCGTAAGCCCATCGATGGATCCAACTTGTCGAGTGATTCGCTGATATTTAAGTCTACTGATGATACCTTGATTTCAAGAACAATTTTATTCGCAAACTGAAGACGAGCCAGATAATCGAGCTGTGAGGTTCTTTCTATTGCTTCTTCAAGTTTTCCTAAATTGTCGAGTTTCTCAGAACCGGACATGAGTGATTCATCGAGAAGAAATGACTTGATAAACAGGGCCCGACTCATGAGTACGGAATAGGCCGCGGCCTCATAGCGTCCACCCTCTAGGATTTGGTCCTTCACCAGGGATTCAATTGTCAATTGAGGAGCAAGGCCTGCGATAACTTGCAGTGCTGTGAGCTTTACCATCTTCTCATGAAGCAGGTCAGCCAGACCCTTTTCCCCTAAAGTCGCTAGATCCTCAGGTTGCGCCTTAATAACCTCTTGGAGCCAAACATAGGCGAGCTTGACTATTTCTTCGGCCGTTGCTTCTTTTGAGAAAGTTTCCCCTCCGCCAGCATTCCCGTTGGGGGAAGAAGATATTTGGAGTTTTCTGAGCTTAACATATCCTGGAGACTCAGCAGAAGGATTTGCTTGTGGATGGCGTCTGTCGTCTTTCCCATCTCTTGGTTGGTTTTAACTATCTGTGCGTAGGTTCCATCCATTTTCTCTGGCATCTTTTTTGTTGCGTTGATGGCGTCCTGAGCCCCGCAGCCAACTAAAATTGAAACCACAAAGAGAGAAAAGAAAACTGATCCATTTATTCGATTCATTTGATCGATTCCTTTTTGTTTATTCGGCATCACTACACAACTTTACTCTATACACGGCCTTCGGCGTCACTTCTCCGCAATCCAATTGTGATTTGCGCGACTAATATCCAGTAATCAAAAGGTTTCGCAGGGCCTCAAGCTCAGAGTCAGTTGTTTGTCCCAGCCAAATAGAGAATATAGACTTCACAAATCCTACAGTCCCGTTGATAGATACAGATTGGCCCGCCGAGTTTTCGTAAACAATTTGCTCGGAGCCATCGGGAAGTCGGTGACCAGCAACAATCATGTCTCGCTTCGCTGTTGCGGGACCTCCGTCCTCAACGACTTCGAGAAAAGTCCTCACTTCCGGTTTAGTAAGGTCAACGCCATTTCTAATCAGGGATTCCTGATAGGAAGCTCGAATTTTTTCAACTTCAACATCTCGTAGAAAATTCATGCGCAAGGCAACCGCTTTTGAGCCATCAAGACTGGCTAGGGCCTGATCAAGGCTGTGCACAAACTTTGCCGGATCTGAAACTAAAAGTTGGGCTACATAAACCTTCACAGAAAAAAGGGCCACCTTCTTTTTTCGCAAGCCTGCGCCTACAGTCGTTAAAGAATAACGACTTGAGCCAAGTTGTGCCTCGGCTCCCTTTGAAATTGTGACTCCTTCAATTTCTCGGCTCTGGCCGTCGAGTTGAAGAACTCCGGCCTGG encodes:
- a CDS encoding chalcone isomerase family protein, with translation MTTLLRLFILGSLAYSGASQAGVLQLDGQSREIEGVTISKGAEAQLGSSRYSLTTVGAGLRKKKVALFSVKVYVAQLLVSDPAKFVHSLDQALASLDGSKAVALRMNFLRDVEVEKIRASYQESLIRNGVDLTKPEVRTFLEVVEDGGPATAKRDMIVAGHRLPDGSEQIVYENSAGQSVSINGTVGFVKSIFSIWLGQTTDSELEALRNLLITGY
- a CDS encoding LysR family transcriptional regulator; translated protein: MNINTCPDPWDLRYFQDIAHTGNLSRSAERLGVGQPALSLALKRLENLLQVKLFLRRSRGLVLTTSGQRLLRESNQLLASWQAVVSETKRSHTELVGRFTMGCHPSVAIYALKNVIREIYSNYPSIEINLVHNSSRIVCEGVISGRIDFGIVVNPIRHSDLVIYKLAADEVCFWGVSGGLDNVLIYNPDMPQAQAMLKKLNQKENYERTIYSESLEVIAMLAGSGAGIAILPTRVVKAMAPSLRRLEKHPHYTDEVTFIYRADLPKTASTKCIVEFLKSIAI